One genomic segment of Primulina tabacum isolate GXHZ01 chromosome 9, ASM2559414v2, whole genome shotgun sequence includes these proteins:
- the LOC142556346 gene encoding coilin-like isoform X4: MEDTKRIRLVFKDDDILSEPQKLEGLNRSWVLLKPRQHVTVSDVASHLFHAFQLHRSCPHGLLLSMSGFVLPSFESTCLLNDNDIIRVRKRREILSFKGNDNADAVEELRAMENHYVPNGVLLLASEEFEKEKGGSQSDDPEVEYDEEDENVLEDMEGPSGGNADPRNRKRKASVKLQGSKRKKQRAKASQIVADNVHIEKIENSHQGGVLTVQKSLSQKEKKTDYDAKDNVENNEESPAPLDKSDLPVDGMKLNGEVQKNDKAIEDTKIASKETKKVPSRSARRKYAKRRWMREMANIQKKNAVCESEGLRNWKEDQANAESKKVDGQSKGLKKWKKHQALSECNMVDGLPKGLLCWKQSPQNNPRTGKKWQQNQTSWLHEHPNQNNDSDVHEHITRINGDVHEQPTQNNDDAHEQPTHNDEDTHELPNQNGDTAKQSILESDEEHEVVPIVIRPGHIRFEPFEKAEQDVQPTLETTQWNGITSKKKGQKWGLANSPFISRNGYKNPDNDNSKVFANETREQPIGEIDFEKLPTLPGMPKEGDLLAYRILELSTTWTPEISAYRVGKVSFYNTESNQAILAPASDYPIVSKKADEGEAEPLDNSLYKEDGWLEIDFSSLVDVRIIKDGSSGSVNVDASLVSEGPLDNKKASKPGSSSRINTQTEISGTETGDLNVWDQISEALDAKKEKVSQESSWGKTNKKLQVVDRTSFVKNAKMVRPSQGNRWRKNASRVQQLGENSPQKQSSARKSWSYKALRESALGPTMDILRSREEI; the protein is encoded by the exons ATGGAGGACACCAAGAGAATCCGACTGGTTTTCAAAGATGATGACATACTGAGCGAACCCCAGAAGTTAGAGGGCTTGAATCGGAGCTGGGTACTGTTGAAACCCCGCCAACACGTCACCGTTTCCGATGTTGCCTCACATCTGTTCCACGCTTTCCAGCTCCACCGATCTTGCCCTCATGGCCTTCTCCTTTCG ATGTCTGGCTTTGTGTTGCCATCATTTGAATCAACTTGCCTTTTGAATGATAATGACATTATCAG AGTCAGGAAGAGGAGagaaattttatcttttaaggGAAATGATAACGCTGATGCTGTTGAGGAACTGAGAGCCATGGAGAACCATTATGTGCCAAATGGTGTCTTGCTTTTGGCAAGTGAGGAATTTGAGAAAGAAAAAGGAGGTTCACAGAGTGATGACCCTGAAGTTGAATATGACGAGGAAGATGAAAATGTTTTGGAAGATATGGAAGGTCCTTCTGGTGGAAATGCCGATCcaagaaatcgaaaaaggaAAGCATCAGTGAAACTCCAAGGCTCTAA GAGGAAGAAACAGCGGGCTAAGGCCTCTCAGATTGTTGCGGACAACGTTCACATAGAAAAAATCGAAAACTCTCATCAGGGAGGAGTCCTTACAGTGCAGAAAAGCCTTTCTCAAAAGGAGAAAAAAACTGATTATGATGCCAAAGATAACGTGGAAAACAATGAGGAAAGTCCTGCCCCACTTGACAAGAGTGATTTGCCTGTGGATGGCATGAAGCT AAACGGTGAAGTTCAAAAGAATGACAAGGCCATTGAGGATACCAAAATTGCCTCGAAGGAAACTAAAAAG GTTCCAAGTAGAAGTGCCAGGCGGAAATATGCGAAAAGGCGATGGATGAGGGAAATGGCAaatatacaaaagaaaaatgcaGTCTGCGAATCAGAGGGTCTT CGAAATTGGAAAGAGGACCAAGCTAACGCTGAAAGTAAAAAAGTGGATGGCCAATCAAAAGGACTT AAAAAGTGGAAAAAACACCAAGCGCTTTCTGAATGTAATATGGTGGATGGCCTACCAAAGGGATTG CTATGTTGGAAGCAATCCCCTCAAAATAATCCTCGTACTGGCAAAAAATGGCAACAGAATCAAACTAGTTGGCTTCATGAACATCCAAATCAAAATAATGATAGTGATGTACATGAGCACATTACTCGGATCAATGGTGATGTACACGAGCAGCCGACTCAAAATAATGATGATGCACATGAACAGCCAACACATAATGATGAGGATACTCATGAACTGCCAAATCAAAATGGAGACACAGCTAAGCAGTCAATTCTGGAAAGTGATGAGGAGCATGAAGTTGTTCCCATTGTAATAAGGCCAGGACATATCCGCTTTGAACCTTTTGAAAAAG cagAACAAGATGTCCAGCCAACTTTG GAAACCACCCAGTGGAATGGGATTACTAGCAAGAAGAAGGGCCAAAAATGGGGATTGGCCAATTCTCCATTTATTTCACGGAATGGCTATAAAAATCCAGACAATGACAATTCCAAAGTATTTGCAAATGAAACAAGGGAACAACCGATAGGAGAAATCGACTTTGAGAAGCTTCCTACTCTTCCTGGCATGCCTAAG GAAGGTGATCTCCTTGCATATCGTATTCTGGAGTTATCGACAACCTGGACCCCAGAGATTTCAGCATATCGA GTTGGAAAAGTATCTTTTTACAACACTGAATCCAATCAGGCAATATTGGCACCAGCATCAGATTATCCAATTGTTTCCAAGAAGGCGGATGAGGGTGAAGCTGAACCCCTAGATAACTCTCTTTATAAAGAAGATGGTTGGTTGGAG ATTGATTTTTCATCACTTGTTGATGTCCGTATTATCAAGGATGGAAGTTCAGGTTCAGTTAACGTAGATGCTAGTTTGGTGAGTGAGGGTCCTCTGGACAACAAAAAAGCTTCAAAACCAGGGTCATCTAGCCGCATCAATACACAAACAGAGATATCCGGCACAG AAACTGGGGATTTGAACGTTTGGGACCAAATCAGTGAGGCCCTAGATGCCAAAAAGGAAAAAGTATCACAAGAAAGTAGTTGGGGCAAAACTAACAAGAAGCTTCAAGTAGTTGACAGAACAAGTTTTGTAAAGAATGCTAAAATGGTACGACCATCACAAGGAAATAGATGGAGGAAGAATGCCTCGAGGGTACAACAATTGGGGGAAAATAGTCCTCAGAAACAGAGTTCAGCTCGTAAATCATGGTCCTATAAAGCTCTGAGAGAAAGTGCGCTTGGCCCAACAATGGATATCCTAAGATCACGAGAGGAGATATGA
- the LOC142556346 gene encoding coilin-like isoform X3: MEDTKRIRLVFKDDDILSEPQKLEGLNRSWVLLKPRQHVTVSDVASHLFHAFQLHRSCPHGLLLSMSGFVLPSFESTCLLNDNDIIRKRREILSFKGNDNADAVEELRAMENHYVPNGVLLLASEEFEKEKGGSQSDDPEVEYDEEDENVLEDMEGPSGGNADPRNRKRKASVKLQGSKRKKQRAKASQIVADNVHIEKIENSHQGGVLTVQKSLSQKEKKTDYDAKDNVENNEESPAPLDKSDLPVDGMKLNGEVQKNDKAIEDTKIASKETKKVPSRSARRKYAKRRWMREMANIQKKNAVCESEGLRNWKEDQANAESKKVDGQSKGLKKWKKHQALSECNMVDGLPKGLLCWKQSPQNNPRTGKKWQQNQTSWLHEHPNQNNDSDVHEHITRINGDVHEQPTQNNDDAHEQPTHNDEDTHELPNQNGDTAKQSILESDEEHEVVPIVIRPGHIRFEPFEKAEQDVQPTLETTQWNGITSKKKGQKWGLANSPFISRNGYKNPDNDNSKVFANETREQPIGEIDFEKLPTLPGMPKEGDLLAYRILELSTTWTPEISAYRVGKVSFYNTESNQAILAPASDYPIVSKKADEGEAEPLDNSLYKEDGWLEIDFSSLVDVRIIKDGSSGSVNVDASLVSEGPLDNKKASKPGSSSRINTQTEISGTETGELNQSEETVPPSAETGDLNVWDQISEALDAKKEKVSQESSWGKTNKKLQVVDRTSFVKNAKMVRPSQGNRWRKNASRVQQLGENSPQKQSSARKSWSYKALRESALGPTMDILRSREEI, translated from the exons ATGGAGGACACCAAGAGAATCCGACTGGTTTTCAAAGATGATGACATACTGAGCGAACCCCAGAAGTTAGAGGGCTTGAATCGGAGCTGGGTACTGTTGAAACCCCGCCAACACGTCACCGTTTCCGATGTTGCCTCACATCTGTTCCACGCTTTCCAGCTCCACCGATCTTGCCCTCATGGCCTTCTCCTTTCG ATGTCTGGCTTTGTGTTGCCATCATTTGAATCAACTTGCCTTTTGAATGATAATGACATTATCAG GAAGAGGAGagaaattttatcttttaaggGAAATGATAACGCTGATGCTGTTGAGGAACTGAGAGCCATGGAGAACCATTATGTGCCAAATGGTGTCTTGCTTTTGGCAAGTGAGGAATTTGAGAAAGAAAAAGGAGGTTCACAGAGTGATGACCCTGAAGTTGAATATGACGAGGAAGATGAAAATGTTTTGGAAGATATGGAAGGTCCTTCTGGTGGAAATGCCGATCcaagaaatcgaaaaaggaAAGCATCAGTGAAACTCCAAGGCTCTAA GAGGAAGAAACAGCGGGCTAAGGCCTCTCAGATTGTTGCGGACAACGTTCACATAGAAAAAATCGAAAACTCTCATCAGGGAGGAGTCCTTACAGTGCAGAAAAGCCTTTCTCAAAAGGAGAAAAAAACTGATTATGATGCCAAAGATAACGTGGAAAACAATGAGGAAAGTCCTGCCCCACTTGACAAGAGTGATTTGCCTGTGGATGGCATGAAGCT AAACGGTGAAGTTCAAAAGAATGACAAGGCCATTGAGGATACCAAAATTGCCTCGAAGGAAACTAAAAAG GTTCCAAGTAGAAGTGCCAGGCGGAAATATGCGAAAAGGCGATGGATGAGGGAAATGGCAaatatacaaaagaaaaatgcaGTCTGCGAATCAGAGGGTCTT CGAAATTGGAAAGAGGACCAAGCTAACGCTGAAAGTAAAAAAGTGGATGGCCAATCAAAAGGACTT AAAAAGTGGAAAAAACACCAAGCGCTTTCTGAATGTAATATGGTGGATGGCCTACCAAAGGGATTG CTATGTTGGAAGCAATCCCCTCAAAATAATCCTCGTACTGGCAAAAAATGGCAACAGAATCAAACTAGTTGGCTTCATGAACATCCAAATCAAAATAATGATAGTGATGTACATGAGCACATTACTCGGATCAATGGTGATGTACACGAGCAGCCGACTCAAAATAATGATGATGCACATGAACAGCCAACACATAATGATGAGGATACTCATGAACTGCCAAATCAAAATGGAGACACAGCTAAGCAGTCAATTCTGGAAAGTGATGAGGAGCATGAAGTTGTTCCCATTGTAATAAGGCCAGGACATATCCGCTTTGAACCTTTTGAAAAAG cagAACAAGATGTCCAGCCAACTTTG GAAACCACCCAGTGGAATGGGATTACTAGCAAGAAGAAGGGCCAAAAATGGGGATTGGCCAATTCTCCATTTATTTCACGGAATGGCTATAAAAATCCAGACAATGACAATTCCAAAGTATTTGCAAATGAAACAAGGGAACAACCGATAGGAGAAATCGACTTTGAGAAGCTTCCTACTCTTCCTGGCATGCCTAAG GAAGGTGATCTCCTTGCATATCGTATTCTGGAGTTATCGACAACCTGGACCCCAGAGATTTCAGCATATCGA GTTGGAAAAGTATCTTTTTACAACACTGAATCCAATCAGGCAATATTGGCACCAGCATCAGATTATCCAATTGTTTCCAAGAAGGCGGATGAGGGTGAAGCTGAACCCCTAGATAACTCTCTTTATAAAGAAGATGGTTGGTTGGAG ATTGATTTTTCATCACTTGTTGATGTCCGTATTATCAAGGATGGAAGTTCAGGTTCAGTTAACGTAGATGCTAGTTTGGTGAGTGAGGGTCCTCTGGACAACAAAAAAGCTTCAAAACCAGGGTCATCTAGCCGCATCAATACACAAACAGAGATATCCGGCACAG AGACTGGAGAACTAAACCAGAGTGAAGAAACAGTACCCCCTTCTGCAG AAACTGGGGATTTGAACGTTTGGGACCAAATCAGTGAGGCCCTAGATGCCAAAAAGGAAAAAGTATCACAAGAAAGTAGTTGGGGCAAAACTAACAAGAAGCTTCAAGTAGTTGACAGAACAAGTTTTGTAAAGAATGCTAAAATGGTACGACCATCACAAGGAAATAGATGGAGGAAGAATGCCTCGAGGGTACAACAATTGGGGGAAAATAGTCCTCAGAAACAGAGTTCAGCTCGTAAATCATGGTCCTATAAAGCTCTGAGAGAAAGTGCGCTTGGCCCAACAATGGATATCCTAAGATCACGAGAGGAGATATGA
- the LOC142556346 gene encoding coilin-like isoform X2: MEDTKRIRLVFKDDDILSEPQKLEGLNRSWVLLKPRQHVTVSDVASHLFHAFQLHRSCPHGLLLSMSGFVLPSFESTCLLNDNDIIRVRKRREILSFKGNDNADAVEELRAMENHYVPNGVLLLASEEFEKEKGGSQSDDPEVEYDEEDENVLEDMEGPSGGNADPRNRKRKASVKLQGSKRKKQRAKASQIVADNVHIEKIENSHQGGVLTVQKSLSQKEKKTDYDAKDNVENNEESPAPLDKSDLPVDGMKLNGEVQKNDKAIEDTKIASKETKKVPSRSARRKYAKRRWMREMANIQKKNAVCESEGLRNWKEDQANAESKKVDGQSKGLKKWKKHQALSECNMVDGLPKGLLCWKQSPQNNPRTGKKWQQNQTSWLHEHPNQNNDSDVHEHITRINGDVHEQPTQNNDDAHEQPTHNDEDTHELPNQNGDTAKQSILESDEEHEVVPIVIRPGHIRFEPFEKEQDVQPTLETTQWNGITSKKKGQKWGLANSPFISRNGYKNPDNDNSKVFANETREQPIGEIDFEKLPTLPGMPKEGDLLAYRILELSTTWTPEISAYRVGKVSFYNTESNQAILAPASDYPIVSKKADEGEAEPLDNSLYKEDGWLEIDFSSLVDVRIIKDGSSGSVNVDASLVSEGPLDNKKASKPGSSSRINTQTEISGTETGELNQSEETVPPSAETGDLNVWDQISEALDAKKEKVSQESSWGKTNKKLQVVDRTSFVKNAKMVRPSQGNRWRKNASRVQQLGENSPQKQSSARKSWSYKALRESALGPTMDILRSREEI; this comes from the exons ATGGAGGACACCAAGAGAATCCGACTGGTTTTCAAAGATGATGACATACTGAGCGAACCCCAGAAGTTAGAGGGCTTGAATCGGAGCTGGGTACTGTTGAAACCCCGCCAACACGTCACCGTTTCCGATGTTGCCTCACATCTGTTCCACGCTTTCCAGCTCCACCGATCTTGCCCTCATGGCCTTCTCCTTTCG ATGTCTGGCTTTGTGTTGCCATCATTTGAATCAACTTGCCTTTTGAATGATAATGACATTATCAG AGTCAGGAAGAGGAGagaaattttatcttttaaggGAAATGATAACGCTGATGCTGTTGAGGAACTGAGAGCCATGGAGAACCATTATGTGCCAAATGGTGTCTTGCTTTTGGCAAGTGAGGAATTTGAGAAAGAAAAAGGAGGTTCACAGAGTGATGACCCTGAAGTTGAATATGACGAGGAAGATGAAAATGTTTTGGAAGATATGGAAGGTCCTTCTGGTGGAAATGCCGATCcaagaaatcgaaaaaggaAAGCATCAGTGAAACTCCAAGGCTCTAA GAGGAAGAAACAGCGGGCTAAGGCCTCTCAGATTGTTGCGGACAACGTTCACATAGAAAAAATCGAAAACTCTCATCAGGGAGGAGTCCTTACAGTGCAGAAAAGCCTTTCTCAAAAGGAGAAAAAAACTGATTATGATGCCAAAGATAACGTGGAAAACAATGAGGAAAGTCCTGCCCCACTTGACAAGAGTGATTTGCCTGTGGATGGCATGAAGCT AAACGGTGAAGTTCAAAAGAATGACAAGGCCATTGAGGATACCAAAATTGCCTCGAAGGAAACTAAAAAG GTTCCAAGTAGAAGTGCCAGGCGGAAATATGCGAAAAGGCGATGGATGAGGGAAATGGCAaatatacaaaagaaaaatgcaGTCTGCGAATCAGAGGGTCTT CGAAATTGGAAAGAGGACCAAGCTAACGCTGAAAGTAAAAAAGTGGATGGCCAATCAAAAGGACTT AAAAAGTGGAAAAAACACCAAGCGCTTTCTGAATGTAATATGGTGGATGGCCTACCAAAGGGATTG CTATGTTGGAAGCAATCCCCTCAAAATAATCCTCGTACTGGCAAAAAATGGCAACAGAATCAAACTAGTTGGCTTCATGAACATCCAAATCAAAATAATGATAGTGATGTACATGAGCACATTACTCGGATCAATGGTGATGTACACGAGCAGCCGACTCAAAATAATGATGATGCACATGAACAGCCAACACATAATGATGAGGATACTCATGAACTGCCAAATCAAAATGGAGACACAGCTAAGCAGTCAATTCTGGAAAGTGATGAGGAGCATGAAGTTGTTCCCATTGTAATAAGGCCAGGACATATCCGCTTTGAACCTTTTGAAAAAG AACAAGATGTCCAGCCAACTTTG GAAACCACCCAGTGGAATGGGATTACTAGCAAGAAGAAGGGCCAAAAATGGGGATTGGCCAATTCTCCATTTATTTCACGGAATGGCTATAAAAATCCAGACAATGACAATTCCAAAGTATTTGCAAATGAAACAAGGGAACAACCGATAGGAGAAATCGACTTTGAGAAGCTTCCTACTCTTCCTGGCATGCCTAAG GAAGGTGATCTCCTTGCATATCGTATTCTGGAGTTATCGACAACCTGGACCCCAGAGATTTCAGCATATCGA GTTGGAAAAGTATCTTTTTACAACACTGAATCCAATCAGGCAATATTGGCACCAGCATCAGATTATCCAATTGTTTCCAAGAAGGCGGATGAGGGTGAAGCTGAACCCCTAGATAACTCTCTTTATAAAGAAGATGGTTGGTTGGAG ATTGATTTTTCATCACTTGTTGATGTCCGTATTATCAAGGATGGAAGTTCAGGTTCAGTTAACGTAGATGCTAGTTTGGTGAGTGAGGGTCCTCTGGACAACAAAAAAGCTTCAAAACCAGGGTCATCTAGCCGCATCAATACACAAACAGAGATATCCGGCACAG AGACTGGAGAACTAAACCAGAGTGAAGAAACAGTACCCCCTTCTGCAG AAACTGGGGATTTGAACGTTTGGGACCAAATCAGTGAGGCCCTAGATGCCAAAAAGGAAAAAGTATCACAAGAAAGTAGTTGGGGCAAAACTAACAAGAAGCTTCAAGTAGTTGACAGAACAAGTTTTGTAAAGAATGCTAAAATGGTACGACCATCACAAGGAAATAGATGGAGGAAGAATGCCTCGAGGGTACAACAATTGGGGGAAAATAGTCCTCAGAAACAGAGTTCAGCTCGTAAATCATGGTCCTATAAAGCTCTGAGAGAAAGTGCGCTTGGCCCAACAATGGATATCCTAAGATCACGAGAGGAGATATGA
- the LOC142556346 gene encoding coilin-like isoform X1, translating into MEDTKRIRLVFKDDDILSEPQKLEGLNRSWVLLKPRQHVTVSDVASHLFHAFQLHRSCPHGLLLSMSGFVLPSFESTCLLNDNDIIRVRKRREILSFKGNDNADAVEELRAMENHYVPNGVLLLASEEFEKEKGGSQSDDPEVEYDEEDENVLEDMEGPSGGNADPRNRKRKASVKLQGSKRKKQRAKASQIVADNVHIEKIENSHQGGVLTVQKSLSQKEKKTDYDAKDNVENNEESPAPLDKSDLPVDGMKLNGEVQKNDKAIEDTKIASKETKKVPSRSARRKYAKRRWMREMANIQKKNAVCESEGLRNWKEDQANAESKKVDGQSKGLKKWKKHQALSECNMVDGLPKGLLCWKQSPQNNPRTGKKWQQNQTSWLHEHPNQNNDSDVHEHITRINGDVHEQPTQNNDDAHEQPTHNDEDTHELPNQNGDTAKQSILESDEEHEVVPIVIRPGHIRFEPFEKAEQDVQPTLETTQWNGITSKKKGQKWGLANSPFISRNGYKNPDNDNSKVFANETREQPIGEIDFEKLPTLPGMPKEGDLLAYRILELSTTWTPEISAYRVGKVSFYNTESNQAILAPASDYPIVSKKADEGEAEPLDNSLYKEDGWLEIDFSSLVDVRIIKDGSSGSVNVDASLVSEGPLDNKKASKPGSSSRINTQTEISGTETGELNQSEETVPPSAETGDLNVWDQISEALDAKKEKVSQESSWGKTNKKLQVVDRTSFVKNAKMVRPSQGNRWRKNASRVQQLGENSPQKQSSARKSWSYKALRESALGPTMDILRSREEI; encoded by the exons ATGGAGGACACCAAGAGAATCCGACTGGTTTTCAAAGATGATGACATACTGAGCGAACCCCAGAAGTTAGAGGGCTTGAATCGGAGCTGGGTACTGTTGAAACCCCGCCAACACGTCACCGTTTCCGATGTTGCCTCACATCTGTTCCACGCTTTCCAGCTCCACCGATCTTGCCCTCATGGCCTTCTCCTTTCG ATGTCTGGCTTTGTGTTGCCATCATTTGAATCAACTTGCCTTTTGAATGATAATGACATTATCAG AGTCAGGAAGAGGAGagaaattttatcttttaaggGAAATGATAACGCTGATGCTGTTGAGGAACTGAGAGCCATGGAGAACCATTATGTGCCAAATGGTGTCTTGCTTTTGGCAAGTGAGGAATTTGAGAAAGAAAAAGGAGGTTCACAGAGTGATGACCCTGAAGTTGAATATGACGAGGAAGATGAAAATGTTTTGGAAGATATGGAAGGTCCTTCTGGTGGAAATGCCGATCcaagaaatcgaaaaaggaAAGCATCAGTGAAACTCCAAGGCTCTAA GAGGAAGAAACAGCGGGCTAAGGCCTCTCAGATTGTTGCGGACAACGTTCACATAGAAAAAATCGAAAACTCTCATCAGGGAGGAGTCCTTACAGTGCAGAAAAGCCTTTCTCAAAAGGAGAAAAAAACTGATTATGATGCCAAAGATAACGTGGAAAACAATGAGGAAAGTCCTGCCCCACTTGACAAGAGTGATTTGCCTGTGGATGGCATGAAGCT AAACGGTGAAGTTCAAAAGAATGACAAGGCCATTGAGGATACCAAAATTGCCTCGAAGGAAACTAAAAAG GTTCCAAGTAGAAGTGCCAGGCGGAAATATGCGAAAAGGCGATGGATGAGGGAAATGGCAaatatacaaaagaaaaatgcaGTCTGCGAATCAGAGGGTCTT CGAAATTGGAAAGAGGACCAAGCTAACGCTGAAAGTAAAAAAGTGGATGGCCAATCAAAAGGACTT AAAAAGTGGAAAAAACACCAAGCGCTTTCTGAATGTAATATGGTGGATGGCCTACCAAAGGGATTG CTATGTTGGAAGCAATCCCCTCAAAATAATCCTCGTACTGGCAAAAAATGGCAACAGAATCAAACTAGTTGGCTTCATGAACATCCAAATCAAAATAATGATAGTGATGTACATGAGCACATTACTCGGATCAATGGTGATGTACACGAGCAGCCGACTCAAAATAATGATGATGCACATGAACAGCCAACACATAATGATGAGGATACTCATGAACTGCCAAATCAAAATGGAGACACAGCTAAGCAGTCAATTCTGGAAAGTGATGAGGAGCATGAAGTTGTTCCCATTGTAATAAGGCCAGGACATATCCGCTTTGAACCTTTTGAAAAAG cagAACAAGATGTCCAGCCAACTTTG GAAACCACCCAGTGGAATGGGATTACTAGCAAGAAGAAGGGCCAAAAATGGGGATTGGCCAATTCTCCATTTATTTCACGGAATGGCTATAAAAATCCAGACAATGACAATTCCAAAGTATTTGCAAATGAAACAAGGGAACAACCGATAGGAGAAATCGACTTTGAGAAGCTTCCTACTCTTCCTGGCATGCCTAAG GAAGGTGATCTCCTTGCATATCGTATTCTGGAGTTATCGACAACCTGGACCCCAGAGATTTCAGCATATCGA GTTGGAAAAGTATCTTTTTACAACACTGAATCCAATCAGGCAATATTGGCACCAGCATCAGATTATCCAATTGTTTCCAAGAAGGCGGATGAGGGTGAAGCTGAACCCCTAGATAACTCTCTTTATAAAGAAGATGGTTGGTTGGAG ATTGATTTTTCATCACTTGTTGATGTCCGTATTATCAAGGATGGAAGTTCAGGTTCAGTTAACGTAGATGCTAGTTTGGTGAGTGAGGGTCCTCTGGACAACAAAAAAGCTTCAAAACCAGGGTCATCTAGCCGCATCAATACACAAACAGAGATATCCGGCACAG AGACTGGAGAACTAAACCAGAGTGAAGAAACAGTACCCCCTTCTGCAG AAACTGGGGATTTGAACGTTTGGGACCAAATCAGTGAGGCCCTAGATGCCAAAAAGGAAAAAGTATCACAAGAAAGTAGTTGGGGCAAAACTAACAAGAAGCTTCAAGTAGTTGACAGAACAAGTTTTGTAAAGAATGCTAAAATGGTACGACCATCACAAGGAAATAGATGGAGGAAGAATGCCTCGAGGGTACAACAATTGGGGGAAAATAGTCCTCAGAAACAGAGTTCAGCTCGTAAATCATGGTCCTATAAAGCTCTGAGAGAAAGTGCGCTTGGCCCAACAATGGATATCCTAAGATCACGAGAGGAGATATGA